In Pararge aegeria chromosome 5, ilParAegt1.1, whole genome shotgun sequence, one DNA window encodes the following:
- the LOC120623991 gene encoding organic cation transporter protein-like: MDVVKVVDVKKVDLDLILNKFGLAKRYHIQMISLIMLAMLCNGMYTMNYVFAAEEVSYRCKEDLDNNSHCNPSNSSHKCSEWVYGNPDSFFAYFELACQEWKRTLVGTVHSAGYMCGLLLIGPMSDRFGRKPIAIIAGVLGAIFGILRSFSVWYWFYIALEFVEGAIGDNISPMCILTLESISTRKKLYPFMFANLGFVAGGVTLAMVAWLTPNWRWFLRVIYIPAFLFLTYKCYLDESPRWLLTKGKKDDAITILKNAAKKNKIEIDKESLENLTCEVNEKVSFAELLKQTFKSKELRKRFFVCIIWWTTSTFVNYGLMINSVSLQGNKYVNFILAALVDFPGIIIATYLLINFRRKLPLMLSFFAGAVLCTAQPFLPTDLPWLSILFYMAGKLMCAFFFYITYVYTAELFPTYTRNSMHALCSSIGRVGSIVAPQTPLLRVHWAGLPSFVFGVAALIAGLCTLLVPDVAEDALPDTVRQAEALGTSNKAEVVVGQRVNTQRLSSVAYAVEKIRHMTEVEIARCKDDLENNTHCKLLNSSHACSEWVYDDPDSFFAYRVYWNGLPSFIFGVAAFTAGLSTLLVPDVANNVLPDTVH, from the exons ATGGATGTGGTAAAAGTTGTTGATGTTAAAAAAGTGGATTTGgaccttattttaaataaattcggGCTGGCCAAACGATACCACATTCAAATGATTAGTTTGATAATGTTGGCCATGCTGTGTAACGGAATGTATACCATGAATTATGTGTTTGCCGCAGAGGAAGTTTCTTACAG atGCAAGGAGGATTTAGATAATAATTCACATTGTAATCCATCTAACTCATCTCACAAGTGTTCAGAATGGGTGTATGGCAATCCTGATAGTTTTTTCGCGTAC TTTGAATTAGCTTGTCAAGAATGGAAACGAACACTTGTTGGAACGGTACACAGTGCTGGATATATGTGTGGCTTGCTGCTGATTGGACCCATGTCCGatag gtttGGAAGAAAACCTATTGCAATTATTGCAGGTGTTCTCGGAGCAATATTTGGTATCTTAAGGAGTTTCTCTGTATGGTATTGGTTTTATATAGCGCTGGAATTTGTCGAAGGTGCAATAGGAGATAATATTTCGCCGATGTGTATTTtga catTAGAATCAATATCTACAAGAAAAAAGCTATATCCATTTATGTTTGCCAATTTGGGATTCGTTGCAGGGGGGGTAACTTTGGCTATGGTAGCTTGGCTAACGCCTAATTGGAGATGGTTCCTGCGAGTTATTTACATACCTGCTTTCTTATTTCTCACTTACAAGTGTTATCTTGATGAAAGCCCACGATGGCTCCTGACAAAAGGAAAGAAAGATGACGCTATAACCATCCTCAAAAATGCAGCAAAGaagaataaaattgaaattgacaAAGAATCGCTAGAAAATTTAACATGTGAAGTTAATGAAAAAGTATCCTTTGCAGAATTGTTGAAACAAACGTTTAAGTCTAAAGAGTTGAGGAAACGATtctttgtttgtattatttggTGGACAACCTCTACTTTTGTAAATTATGGTTTGATGATCAATTCGGTGTCTTTGCAAGGAAACAAATATGTTAACTTCATTTTGGCTGCGTTGGTGGACTTCCCTGGAATTATTATTGCTACTTACTTATTGATTAATTTTAGAAGAAAGCTTCCATTGATGCTTTCATTTTTCGCTGGAGCCGTTTTGTGTACTGCACAACCATTTCTGCCGAC agatTTACCATGGCTctcaatattgttttatatggcTGGGAAACTGATGTGTGCGTTCTTTTTCTACATAACCTACGTTTACACTGCGGAACTTTTTCCGACGTATACTAGAAACTCTATGCACGCATTGTGTTCTTCTATCGGTCGTGTGGGCTCTATAGTCGCACCACAAACGCCACTTCTG AGGGTGCACTGGGCTGGTTTGCCCTCGTTCGTTTTTGGCGTGGCAGCACTCATCGCTGGGCTGTGCACGCTGCTGGTGCCCGATGTAGCGGAAGATGCGCTGCCCGACACCGTGCGCCAGGCTGAAGCTTTGGGCACATCCAACAAGGCTGAGGTCGTTGTGGGCCAACGGGTTAATACTCAA AGGCTTAGTTCTGTTGCCTATGCAGTAGaaaagatacgccatatgacagaAGTAGAAATTGCTAG ATGTAAAGATGATTTAGAAAATAACACGCATTGTAAACTGCTTAATTCTTCACACGCGTGTTCAGAATGGGTGTATGATGATCCCGATAGCTTTTTCGCGTAT AGGGTATACTGGAATGGCTTGCCCTCGTTCATATTTGGTGTGGCCGCGTTTACCGCTGGGCTGTCCACACTGCTGGTGCCCGACGTAGCCAACAACGTACTGCCTGACACCGTGCACTAG